The Patescibacteria group bacterium genome has a segment encoding these proteins:
- a CDS encoding L,D-transpeptidase family protein encodes MKKPCFALLSLGSVIMCAAFLLPKMSLAAGVREPMVKVSDPKTLQATGEFLAFDKSFQGGGTVAVDDVNGDGRPEIVVGAGPGGSPRVNIFLTDGTLIKSFLAYGASYTGGVEVAAGDLNGDGTAEIIAGTGAGGGPQVKIFNASGQDMFTPGFFAFDKNYHGGIHVAACDFDGNGTSEIVVGSGNDSDPHVRVFDRFGTAQALDFRPFSNQDRGGVSVSCLNADGGRTEELITAIHFYGVAHVKVYRGNSERTIIGDFIAFPESYRGGINVAGGDLDGDGLDEVIVSASQNGGPQVLAFEAYGKPLGVNYFAYEYTFRGGVNVAAGDTLGLDGPDSIITMPGSQVAEGRTDYRKYIEIDLSDQRLKYFENGIKVGEHQISSGKPGMDTPTGTFKIFNKQTVAYSNKYKLYMPSWMQFTAQGHGLHGLPYWKMKNGGLYYEGANHLGRKVSHGCVRSSIADAAKLWNWAENGTTVIVHQ; translated from the coding sequence ATGAAGAAGCCATGTTTTGCGTTATTAAGTCTGGGCAGCGTAATTATGTGCGCCGCTTTTTTGTTACCAAAGATGTCGCTAGCGGCCGGTGTGCGCGAGCCGATGGTGAAAGTAAGCGATCCAAAAACTCTTCAGGCAACCGGTGAGTTTTTAGCTTTTGATAAATCATTTCAGGGCGGCGGTACGGTGGCGGTTGATGACGTCAATGGCGATGGCCGACCGGAGATTGTCGTCGGTGCTGGGCCGGGTGGATCACCCAGGGTAAATATTTTTCTAACTGACGGGACATTAATAAAAAGTTTCTTGGCTTACGGTGCCAGCTACACCGGCGGGGTTGAGGTGGCGGCCGGTGATTTGAACGGCGATGGAACAGCGGAAATAATTGCTGGTACGGGTGCGGGTGGCGGCCCCCAGGTAAAGATATTCAATGCCAGCGGACAGGATATGTTTACGCCGGGATTTTTTGCTTTTGATAAAAATTACCATGGCGGCATCCATGTCGCAGCTTGTGACTTTGACGGCAACGGTACATCGGAAATCGTCGTCGGCAGCGGCAACGATAGCGATCCGCACGTACGCGTATTTGATCGCTTTGGTACAGCGCAGGCGCTGGACTTCCGGCCGTTCTCAAACCAGGATCGCGGCGGAGTATCAGTATCGTGTCTGAATGCTGATGGAGGCCGAACAGAAGAATTGATCACAGCTATCCACTTTTATGGAGTAGCGCACGTGAAAGTATATCGTGGTAATAGCGAACGAACAATCATCGGTGACTTTATAGCCTTCCCAGAATCTTATCGCGGCGGCATAAATGTAGCCGGCGGAGATTTAGACGGAGATGGTTTGGACGAGGTAATAGTATCGGCCAGCCAAAATGGCGGTCCGCAAGTTCTCGCATTTGAAGCCTATGGCAAACCGCTGGGTGTGAATTACTTTGCTTATGAATACACATTTAGGGGCGGAGTGAATGTTGCGGCAGGAGACACCCTGGGATTAGACGGCCCGGATTCGATTATTACTATGCCCGGCAGCCAAGTTGCCGAGGGGCGCACCGACTATCGCAAATATATTGAAATTGATTTGTCAGATCAGAGACTAAAATATTTTGAAAACGGCATCAAGGTAGGCGAGCATCAGATCTCCAGCGGGAAACCCGGTATGGACACGCCCACCGGCACGTTTAAGATTTTTAACAAGCAGACAGTAGCCTACTCAAACAAGTACAAACTATATATGCCCAGCTGGATGCAATTTACGGCGCAGGGTCACGGGTTGCACGGATTGCCGTATTGGAAAATGAAAAATGGCGGACTATACTATGAGGGGGCGAATCATTTAGGAAGAAAAGTATCGCATGGATGCGTGCGGTCATCGATCGCCGATGCGGCCAAGCTGTGGAACTGGGCCGAGAATGGTACAACCGTAATAGTTCATCAGTAG
- a CDS encoding DUF5668 domain-containing protein produces MNQPSAKTSLNTRSIWGIFIVIIGLLFLLQELGLNIQAGKFWPVVLLIPGLAFWTMFFSRRQHKGMEGVLIPGTILTVLGAYFMFESLTDYTTSGETSFIYTLAVSLAFFAAYHFGDRSRGYLIPAWILLGVSVLILMSVAARREVWPVILILVGLWLIVRPNRGSKHNESQSTSEQPANHDQAADHQT; encoded by the coding sequence ATGAATCAACCTAGCGCAAAAACAAGTCTAAACACCCGCTCTATCTGGGGGATATTCATTGTAATCATCGGCCTATTGTTTCTTCTGCAAGAACTGGGTTTGAACATACAAGCCGGGAAATTTTGGCCGGTTGTACTGCTGATACCGGGGTTGGCTTTTTGGACAATGTTTTTCTCGCGGCGCCAGCATAAGGGCATGGAGGGGGTATTGATACCCGGAACCATATTGACGGTACTGGGTGCGTATTTTATGTTTGAGTCTTTGACTGACTATACCACCAGCGGGGAAACATCATTTATCTACACGCTGGCCGTAAGTTTGGCTTTTTTTGCCGCCTATCATTTTGGCGACCGATCGCGTGGATACTTAATACCAGCTTGGATACTGTTGGGTGTAAGCGTGTTAATTCTCATGTCGGTCGCGGCCAGGCGGGAGGTTTGGCCGGTGATATTGATTTTAGTCGGTCTCTGGCTGATTGTCCGGCCTAATCGCGGATCGAAGCATAACGAAAGTCAATCGACGTCCGAACAGCCGGCAAATCATGATCAAGCAGCCGATCATCAAACGTAA
- a CDS encoding NEW3 domain-containing protein, with protein sequence MKLHALSNKNRVALAINVITLLLVNAGGVGLFLTPTMAQAGVSKIWLTANGCGPKSDKVDYADVANRIFVNGESFSAGDMNWSVAGQIESGDANIVVKNGVYTVDATGTFCFRVYKVNTDDWGKYNVTFGSETEAYQVNPYVTGYVYIDPNADNNYIGGISWEVKATKGSDTITTNADSNGAYVISLPHSDGNWAVSETLRPGWTQILPQAPDSYSISVDSHTKVIANNDFKNKFTAVVRQSPDMNGDGVVDLLDLIIIGDSYLKHAGDAGFDSRADLDQDGYVSEIDKASFGMAFNDPAWWAAYSVNSKTKTDSNPDENIIKPLEPVVVAPLLTQTVTNDATTFLKPGGLVNYTATIKNTGNAAAQNVKVIATLPSGLFFTDSLGTEKTLTSGGALGPNDTMTLKYQGTIKNDAINGIYKDTLTVTADNHTMLNGGSSVEVRLPEVVLPNTTTLDVALQSNVTFVNPGDAIKYTVIVTNTGAAPAVDVRLRMTLPDGQTFVETGSAEREWALGNIAVGNKVTTTVDGIVSETAAAGIGKASAVATSVSISSAVAAFINIEVKAPQVLGAETGPTDTVETLAATGIGWADYVLLMAIGMLWLGSGIYWYRLRQKINHATGK encoded by the coding sequence ATGAAACTTCACGCCCTATCCAACAAAAATAGAGTAGCCCTGGCAATAAATGTCATCACATTGTTGTTGGTCAACGCTGGCGGAGTTGGTTTATTCTTGACGCCAACAATGGCACAAGCAGGTGTTTCGAAAATATGGTTAACTGCAAATGGATGCGGTCCAAAAAGTGACAAGGTAGATTATGCTGATGTTGCGAATCGGATTTTTGTGAATGGCGAGTCATTCTCAGCGGGTGATATGAATTGGAGTGTTGCCGGACAAATCGAATCGGGCGATGCTAATATCGTGGTAAAAAACGGTGTCTATACGGTTGATGCTACCGGCACATTTTGCTTTAGAGTTTATAAGGTGAACACCGATGATTGGGGAAAATATAACGTGACGTTTGGAAGCGAAACGGAGGCGTATCAAGTTAATCCCTATGTTACCGGGTATGTATATATTGATCCGAATGCCGACAATAATTATATCGGCGGTATTAGCTGGGAAGTAAAAGCTACAAAGGGCAGCGATACAATAACAACTAATGCGGACAGCAATGGCGCATATGTAATTAGCTTGCCACACAGTGATGGTAATTGGGCCGTTAGTGAAACGTTGCGACCTGGTTGGACACAAATATTACCGCAGGCTCCGGATTCATATAGCATCTCTGTCGATAGTCATACTAAAGTCATCGCAAACAATGATTTTAAAAATAAGTTTACCGCGGTAGTCAGACAATCTCCCGACATGAACGGAGATGGCGTAGTAGATCTTCTCGACCTGATAATAATCGGAGATTCATATCTTAAACATGCTGGTGACGCAGGCTTCGACTCGCGAGCCGATTTGGATCAAGATGGTTACGTCAGTGAGATAGATAAAGCGTCGTTTGGCATGGCATTTAACGACCCGGCTTGGTGGGCGGCCTACTCGGTAAATAGTAAGACAAAAACCGATTCGAATCCCGATGAAAATATTATTAAACCACTAGAACCAGTCGTGGTAGCGCCATTGCTTACTCAAACGGTCACGAACGATGCAACAACCTTCTTGAAACCTGGCGGATTAGTCAATTATACCGCCACGATAAAAAATACCGGCAATGCTGCAGCGCAGAATGTTAAGGTTATAGCAACATTACCAAGCGGTCTTTTCTTCACAGATTCACTGGGAACGGAGAAAACATTAACTTCCGGTGGAGCGCTGGGGCCGAATGATACCATGACTCTGAAATATCAAGGGACTATAAAAAACGACGCTATTAATGGTATATACAAAGACACGCTAACAGTTACTGCTGATAATCATACTATGCTTAACGGAGGCTCTTCAGTGGAGGTGCGTCTGCCTGAGGTGGTGCTGCCAAATACCACCACCCTAGACGTCGCGCTCCAATCAAATGTGACATTTGTCAATCCAGGCGATGCCATAAAATATACGGTAATAGTGACAAACACCGGCGCTGCACCGGCGGTTGATGTGCGCTTGAGAATGACATTACCGGACGGGCAGACTTTCGTAGAAACCGGCTCGGCTGAACGGGAGTGGGCATTGGGTAATATTGCGGTAGGAAATAAAGTTACCACTACAGTTGACGGGATTGTATCGGAAACAGCTGCCGCCGGTATTGGTAAGGCGTCAGCTGTAGCCACCTCGGTTAGTATTAGTTCCGCTGTAGCAGCATTTATCAATATCGAGGTAAAGGCACCACAAGTATTAGGTGCCGAAACAGGCCCTACGGATACGGTTGAAACATTGGCTGCGACCGGAATTGGCTGGGCGGACTATGTCTTGCTTATGGCCATTGGAATGTTATGGCTGGGTTCGGGGATATACTGGTATCGGCTGCGGCAAAAAATAAATCATGCCACGGGTAAATAA
- a CDS encoding class D sortase, giving the protein MPRVNKPTRQTVKKVRRANVRSRVAAVQKRQNILSVRFGYGLIALAALAGVLLAYPYVKSWSWSAGEVSSVSPHVVNNGSDSTTKQLTDENRLLIPSIGVDTPIIEGPNESALNQGAWRIPKTSTPDQGGNTVISGHRFKYLPPNNTTFYLLDKLQPGDAIQVQWAAKLYNYQVTGSREVKPEQVEILDNTNDDRLTLFTCTPILSTARRLVVTAKLVNIANGA; this is encoded by the coding sequence ATGCCACGGGTAAATAAACCCACTAGACAAACGGTCAAAAAAGTTCGGCGCGCCAACGTCCGAAGCCGAGTGGCAGCGGTTCAAAAACGCCAGAATATTTTATCGGTTAGGTTTGGCTACGGATTGATTGCGCTTGCCGCTTTGGCCGGGGTATTGTTGGCTTACCCGTATGTCAAAAGTTGGAGCTGGTCAGCGGGCGAGGTTAGCTCCGTGTCACCCCACGTGGTAAATAACGGATCTGATTCTACTACCAAACAACTCACTGATGAGAACAGGCTGTTAATACCATCAATCGGGGTCGATACGCCGATTATCGAAGGTCCAAACGAGTCGGCACTCAACCAGGGTGCTTGGCGCATACCCAAAACCTCCACGCCGGATCAGGGCGGTAATACAGTAATTAGCGGCCATCGGTTCAAATATTTGCCGCCCAACAACACCACATTTTATTTGCTGGATAAATTGCAGCCAGGTGATGCGATCCAGGTGCAATGGGCAGCCAAGCTGTATAATTATCAGGTAACCGGATCACGCGAAGTGAAACCCGAACAAGTTGAAATCTTAGACAATACCAACGATGACCGGTTAACGCTCTTTACCTGTACGCCGATATTATCAACGGCGCGTCGGCTGGTGGTAACTGCCAAGCTGGTGAACATTGCAAATGGCGCGTGA
- a CDS encoding CAP domain-containing protein has translation MNEPSYANLQSIGSRSTEYFKHYFIPHDGNFHRPKILRYRWLRGFTVALLLVKVSVTGFLFLSYPSQAQFASITAEQIASLTNSEREKAGLPALNTNGLLQKAALNKANDMVAKGYFDHTSPDGRRPWDWVAGTGYRYIYAGENLAKDFTSAQSTVKALMNSQSHRKNILNEKYSDIGIAVVDATFEGRTTTLMVQLFGSTSNANLVKSNTVKPTVVTPVENPPAQVPAITPPVPTYTAQVVEQSQDIVQLASGTETSIWAEFKNTGTAVWQNSGDHFIALNVTDPAGRHSPFQHYRWPEYYRAGILPVSEVKPGEKVKIEWPIMAPNTPGSYQENFALVAENLTWIDGGSFNVPIIVSAPLPVSGQVNGQSTSLVENTISTASIIPAQSYSQPNIGLTAILVRYADYFYLVIFALLSVALMLTVFIKIRIQHAPTLVRTMLVIVLAGLLYLTHFHFLDVLGNNVKLF, from the coding sequence ATGAATGAGCCATCATACGCAAATCTACAGAGCATTGGTAGCCGAAGTACGGAGTATTTTAAGCATTATTTTATTCCGCACGATGGCAATTTCCACCGACCTAAAATTCTAAGATACCGGTGGTTGCGTGGTTTCACCGTCGCCTTGTTGCTGGTAAAAGTATCAGTTACCGGTTTTCTCTTTTTATCGTATCCCAGCCAGGCTCAGTTTGCATCGATTACGGCCGAACAAATTGCCAGTTTGACTAATTCGGAAAGGGAAAAAGCCGGCCTACCTGCGTTGAATACCAACGGCTTATTGCAAAAAGCAGCACTCAATAAGGCTAATGATATGGTGGCCAAAGGTTATTTTGACCATACCAGCCCGGACGGGCGGCGACCATGGGACTGGGTGGCTGGAACCGGATATCGTTATATTTATGCGGGTGAAAATTTGGCGAAAGATTTTACCAGCGCCCAAAGTACCGTCAAGGCGCTGATGAACAGCCAGTCGCATAGAAAGAATATTTTGAATGAAAAATATTCCGATATCGGGATTGCGGTAGTTGACGCAACATTTGAAGGGCGAACCACCACTTTGATGGTGCAACTGTTTGGATCCACCAGTAACGCCAACCTAGTCAAATCAAACACTGTCAAACCGACTGTTGTGACTCCAGTAGAAAATCCACCTGCTCAAGTGCCAGCGATCACTCCGCCGGTTCCAACCTACACCGCCCAGGTGGTGGAGCAAAGCCAGGATATTGTTCAGCTAGCCAGTGGAACTGAAACCTCGATTTGGGCCGAGTTCAAAAATACCGGTACAGCAGTCTGGCAAAATAGCGGCGATCATTTTATTGCGCTTAATGTCACCGATCCGGCTGGCCGGCACAGCCCATTCCAGCACTATCGCTGGCCGGAGTATTATCGTGCCGGCATATTACCAGTATCCGAAGTTAAACCCGGTGAAAAGGTAAAAATCGAGTGGCCGATTATGGCGCCGAATACACCCGGTTCGTATCAAGAAAATTTTGCGTTAGTGGCAGAAAATTTGACCTGGATTGATGGCGGCTCGTTTAATGTTCCAATAATTGTTTCGGCACCACTGCCCGTATCGGGACAGGTAAATGGTCAATCAACATCATTAGTTGAAAATACCATATCCACCGCCAGTATCATTCCCGCACAGTCTTACAGCCAACCAAATATCGGCTTAACGGCAATATTGGTACGCTATGCGGATTATTTCTACTTGGTCATATTCGCCTTACTGTCCGTTGCGTTGATGCTAACCGTATTTATCAAGATAAGAATTCAACACGCCCCCACATTGGTTCGCACCATGCTGGTAATTGTATTAGCCGGGCTGCTTTACCTGACGCATTTCCATTTCCTGGACGTACTTGGCAATAACGTGAAATTGTTCTAA
- a CDS encoding ComEC/Rec2 family competence protein: MLHPSLLLRWLAIGYFLGVGAWSYWRPPALICLAVAVMSIVIAYSTHKLAWSGIVMVTLACIIGAVHITGTLSQRTAGRVAGCCDKPLQIYGTVDAEPIIGIDHQTLTIAPKSIGNVSRSARMLVRLPLGQAIKYGDIVTLKCSPSLPKPTDDFAYDKYLMLSNIRATCQTAYVEVEGSQRSHVVMRLLFQAKHWTTERLQLALPEPQASLMAGLLIGSRSGLPESVSNDFRASGVSHIIAISGYNITIIASMIFTVTCRYLGRNRSFWLVVAVLFVFTIMTGAQASVVRAAIMGIMALLAKKIGRVGAITNIWLVAGLLMIAANPMVLVYDAGFQLSFLATAGLIWISPVIEKYLKWVPQLVGIRESLASTLSATALTLPIMIGNFRQVSLISPVVNMLILPVIPAIMAVGAIIIVTAAVSATLSQIIGWFGWLGLSYILSITHWFGNLPHAAIKIEQDTTLKLLGGYSVAILIVLLRKLSAYRKKNAT; this comes from the coding sequence ATGCTTCACCCCTCGTTGTTATTGCGCTGGCTGGCAATCGGTTATTTTCTGGGAGTGGGCGCCTGGTCATATTGGCGTCCACCAGCTTTGATTTGTCTCGCAGTGGCTGTAATGTCTATTGTGATAGCGTATAGCACGCACAAGTTAGCCTGGTCGGGAATCGTAATGGTGACGCTGGCGTGTATTATCGGTGCGGTGCATATTACCGGCACATTGTCACAACGAACAGCTGGGCGGGTGGCGGGTTGTTGTGATAAACCGCTTCAAATATATGGCACAGTGGATGCCGAGCCGATAATAGGCATCGATCACCAAACGCTCACTATCGCGCCCAAATCAATTGGTAATGTTAGCCGCTCGGCTAGGATGTTGGTTCGTTTGCCGCTGGGGCAAGCGATTAAATATGGCGATATCGTCACATTAAAATGCTCACCCAGTCTGCCGAAGCCGACCGATGATTTTGCTTATGATAAATATCTTATGCTATCGAACATCCGCGCCACCTGCCAGACCGCTTACGTAGAAGTTGAGGGGAGCCAACGCAGCCATGTTGTTATGCGGTTGTTATTCCAAGCCAAGCATTGGACCACCGAAAGACTTCAGCTGGCCTTACCAGAACCGCAAGCATCGCTTATGGCTGGATTATTGATCGGTTCACGTAGCGGTTTGCCCGAATCAGTATCAAACGATTTTCGAGCCAGCGGCGTGTCACACATTATTGCCATATCGGGTTACAATATTACAATCATAGCCTCCATGATTTTCACCGTCACATGCCGTTACCTGGGGCGTAATCGAAGTTTTTGGTTGGTAGTCGCCGTATTGTTTGTATTTACTATTATGACCGGGGCGCAGGCATCGGTTGTCCGTGCCGCTATTATGGGTATAATGGCCTTGTTGGCAAAAAAAATCGGACGGGTCGGTGCAATTACCAACATCTGGCTAGTGGCCGGACTATTGATGATCGCAGCCAATCCAATGGTGCTAGTTTATGATGCCGGATTTCAATTGTCATTTCTGGCTACCGCTGGGTTGATTTGGATATCGCCGGTAATTGAAAAATACCTAAAATGGGTACCGCAATTAGTCGGTATACGAGAATCTCTGGCTTCAACTTTATCTGCCACAGCCCTTACCCTGCCGATCATGATCGGAAATTTTCGTCAGGTGTCATTAATATCGCCGGTAGTAAATATGTTAATACTGCCGGTGATACCCGCGATAATGGCTGTTGGTGCGATTATTATCGTCACGGCCGCAGTCAGCGCGACGCTAAGTCAAATCATCGGCTGGTTTGGGTGGCTGGGATTGTCATACATATTAAGCATTACGCATTGGTTCGGTAATTTACCCCACGCGGCTATTAAAATCGAACAAGATACAACATTAAAACTACTGGGCGGATATAGTGTGGCAATATTGATAGTTTTACTTAGGAAATTATCAGCTTATCGAAAGAAAAATGCGACATAG
- a CDS encoding MBL fold metallo-hydrolase, producing the protein MRHRIIKLIIRAGLLSVALLVIVVLRHNQGYRVIFCDVGQGDAILITAPNNIQILIDGGPDQRILEKLGKYMPFNDRTIETVVVTHPHADHLAGLLEVAQRYKIDRVIETDMPANDSLAETWDGILSRRGISTIRGKTGQKWRYDDNLTISIIYATERTAASVRDLNELSIVSEVNILGRKYLMTGDMTQAMEETIMMNEPTLRVDVLKVAHHGSHFASQELWLKTINSTLAVISVGQPNRYGHPAPEILSRLQQQGIIYWRTDQTGDIQMIYKNGQWVTQTEKSVML; encoded by the coding sequence ATGCGACATAGAATTATAAAACTCATCATTAGAGCCGGTCTGTTGTCGGTGGCGTTGCTGGTTATTGTTGTTTTGCGGCACAATCAGGGATACCGGGTGATATTTTGCGATGTGGGACAAGGCGATGCCATATTGATTACGGCGCCAAATAACATCCAGATACTAATTGATGGCGGACCCGATCAGCGAATTCTAGAGAAACTTGGCAAGTATATGCCCTTTAACGATCGTACCATCGAAACTGTCGTGGTAACGCATCCGCACGCGGACCATTTAGCTGGTTTGTTGGAAGTCGCCCAGCGTTATAAAATCGACCGAGTAATCGAAACTGACATGCCCGCAAATGATTCACTGGCTGAAACTTGGGACGGCATACTAAGCCGACGAGGCATCTCGACAATTCGGGGGAAAACCGGTCAAAAATGGCGGTATGACGATAATCTAACCATAAGTATTATTTACGCAACGGAGCGCACGGCGGCATCGGTACGGGACTTGAATGAACTCTCTATTGTTAGCGAGGTGAATATTCTAGGTAGAAAGTATTTAATGACCGGTGATATGACGCAGGCCATGGAAGAGACAATTATGATGAACGAACCAACGCTCCGAGTTGATGTGCTGAAGGTAGCGCATCACGGCAGTCATTTCGCAAGCCAGGAGTTATGGTTAAAAACAATTAACTCAACCTTAGCGGTTATCTCGGTGGGTCAACCCAATCGATATGGCCATCCCGCACCTGAGATACTGTCACGCCTGCAGCAACAGGGAATAATATATTGGCGGACAGATCAAACGGGTGACATTCAAATGATCTATAAAAACGGCCAATGGGTGACGCAAACCGAAAAAAGTGTTATGCTATAA